CGCCGTCGCCGTCGTCCCAGACGCGCAGTTCGAGCGTTGCCTCCTCCCCCGCGGTGCGCGCATCGCCCGCGAGGATCGTTGCCGTCAGCTGCACTCGCCCGGCCCCGCGCGCGCTGAGCGCGCCGTGCCGCACCGCATTCTCCATGAGCGGCTGCAGCGACATGGAGGGGACCAGCAGCTCCTCCGTCCCCGGCGCCAGTGTCGCCTGCCACGTGAGCGCCCCGGGAAAGCGCGCCTGCATCAATCCCATGTACTGCCCCACCAGCGCCACCTCCTCGCGCAGCGGCACCTCCTGCGCGTGCGTGGAGCGCAACGACGCCCGCAGCAACTCCGACAGTTGCGTGAGCTGTGCGTCGGCGGCGGCCGGGTCGTCGTACATCGTGGCCGCGATCGTATTGAGCGCGTTGAAGAGGAAATGTGGCTGCAGTTGCAAGCGCACCGCGCTCAGTTCGGCTTCGAGCAACGATCGTTCGAGCGCAAAGGCGCGCCGCTCGCGTTCGCGCGCCTCCAGCAGGTACTCGGCGGCGGTCATCCCGGCAACGATCGCCACGACCGGGAGGATGTCGTTGACTGCTTCGTTGATCCACACCGCCATCGCGGGGGTGAACGCGTAGCCCTCCAGGCCAAAGAGCGGCGCAGTCGCCCCGCGCACCGCATACAGCAGCGGGGCATGGAACAGGCTCGCCAACACGAAGCACGCCACCAGCCGTAGCACCCACGTCACGCGCCGCGTTCGGGGGAGCGGCCATCGTCGCACGACCACGATGGTGCCGTAGACATACGGCAGCGAGACCACGCTCCCCACGACCTCCTCGAACATCACATTGCCGAGCGCCGCGCCGGCCTCCTGCGACCAGAGATCCGAGATCGCGTAGGCGAGGCGCAGCGCGAACATCCCGATCGCGATCGCCCCCGTGAGCGGCCACACCACCCGAGCCGGGACGTAGCTCAGCTCCGCAGGGTCCGCACGCAACGCCGTCGACTCGTCAGGCATCCCAGTCGCC
Above is a window of Gemmatimonadota bacterium DNA encoding:
- a CDS encoding histidine kinase — translated: MPDESTALRADPAELSYVPARVVWPLTGAIAIGMFALRLAYAISDLWSQEAGAALGNVMFEEVVGSVVSLPYVYGTIVVVRRWPLPRTRRVTWVLRLVACFVLASLFHAPLLYAVRGATAPLFGLEGYAFTPAMAVWINEAVNDILPVVAIVAGMTAAEYLLEARERERRAFALERSLLEAELSAVRLQLQPHFLFNALNTIAATMYDDPAAADAQLTQLSELLRASLRSTHAQEVPLREEVALVGQYMGLMQARFPGALTWQATLAPGTEELLVPSMSLQPLMENAVRHGALSARGAGRVQLTATILAGDARTAGEEATLELRVWDDGDGVAPGRDPIGAGTGLSATARRLHLLYGARGTLQARNAAGGGFEVVLQLPVRTMACGGDAARTRSASSLNATIPAAHGVASSRSVAG